In one Fibrobacter sp. genomic region, the following are encoded:
- a CDS encoding permease, with product MIQQFADWLIYGLCGLDAASRLGAALDFFVYDSIKIVLLLFAISFLMGIVNAYFPVERLRNFLTTHKLFGLQYLLAALFGAVTPFCSCSSIPLFIGFVKGGIPLGVTFAFLITSPLVNEVAVAMLAATFGWKVTVIYVTSGILMGAVLGAILGKFKLERLLSPWVRQIQEMSAQMAAGTDANLGDGEPSEAPRPTIFQRLPSIAHGSLNIVRGVILYVIIGIGIGAAMHGYVPTGFFENFLSSEHWYAVPLAVILAVPMYSNAAGVVPIIEVLVAKGVAIGTALSFMMAVVGLSLPEAMMLKKVMSLKLLLIFFGTVALSIIVLGLLFNGVGV from the coding sequence ATGATCCAGCAGTTTGCAGATTGGCTTATCTATGGCTTGTGTGGCCTGGATGCAGCTTCCCGTTTAGGGGCCGCGCTTGACTTTTTTGTGTACGATTCCATAAAGATTGTGCTGTTGCTTTTTGCCATCAGTTTCTTGATGGGAATTGTGAACGCCTATTTTCCGGTGGAGCGACTTCGCAATTTCTTGACGACTCATAAGCTGTTTGGTTTGCAGTATTTGCTGGCTGCACTTTTCGGGGCGGTAACTCCTTTTTGTTCCTGTTCCAGCATTCCGCTGTTTATCGGCTTTGTGAAAGGCGGAATACCACTGGGGGTGACATTTGCATTCCTGATCACTTCGCCTTTGGTCAATGAAGTTGCTGTGGCCATGCTTGCTGCAACATTCGGCTGGAAGGTGACTGTGATTTATGTGACCAGCGGAATTTTGATGGGGGCGGTTTTAGGAGCAATCCTTGGCAAATTTAAATTGGAGCGGTTGTTGAGCCCGTGGGTACGGCAGATTCAGGAAATGTCCGCTCAAATGGCTGCGGGTACCGACGCAAACCTGGGCGACGGCGAACCTAGCGAAGCCCCGCGTCCCACCATCTTCCAGCGCCTCCCAAGCATCGCACATGGATCCTTGAACATTGTCCGCGGCGTAATCCTCTATGTAATTATCGGTATCGGCATTGGTGCGGCCATGCATGGCTACGTGCCTACAGGATTTTTTGAGAATTTTCTTTCTTCGGAGCATTGGTACGCCGTTCCTCTGGCTGTGATTTTGGCGGTGCCCATGTATTCCAATGCGGCCGGCGTTGTGCCCATTATCGAGGTGCTGGTGGCCAAGGGCGTTGCCATTGGAACAGCCCTCTCCTTCATGATGGCGGTGGTGGGGCTTTCTCTACCTGAGGCCATGATGCTAAAGAAAGTCATGTCCCTAAAGCTTCTGCTGATTTTCTTCGGAACAGTTGCCCTGAGCATCATTGTGCTTGGACTGTTGTTTAATGGGGTTGGAGTATAA
- a CDS encoding flavodoxin family protein, translating into MKKVLVISSSLRKGSNSDILAKEFAKGAKDAGNDVEYISLQGKNIAFCRGCLACQKKGKCVIKDDANEITEKMKNAEVIVFATPIYYYEMCGQLKTMLDRANSLYISEYKFREIYLLATAAENEKTTPKNAINGIKGWIACFDNVKLKGTVFASASEPKETASNKVALAEAYKKGSKV; encoded by the coding sequence ATGAAAAAAGTTCTTGTTATTTCTTCTAGCCTCCGCAAGGGAAGCAACTCCGACATTCTTGCAAAAGAGTTCGCCAAGGGCGCAAAGGACGCCGGTAACGATGTGGAATACATTTCCCTGCAAGGCAAGAATATCGCATTCTGTCGCGGTTGCCTCGCCTGCCAAAAGAAGGGCAAGTGCGTCATCAAGGACGACGCCAACGAAATCACCGAAAAGATGAAGAACGCCGAAGTCATCGTCTTCGCAACGCCCATCTATTACTACGAAATGTGCGGCCAGCTGAAGACCATGCTGGACCGCGCTAATTCCCTTTACATTAGCGAATACAAGTTCCGCGAAATCTACTTGCTGGCTACCGCCGCCGAAAATGAAAAGACCACCCCAAAGAACGCTATAAACGGAATCAAAGGCTGGATTGCCTGTTTCGACAACGTCAAGCTGAAGGGAACTGTTTTCGCCAGCGCCTCCGAACCCAAGGAAACCGCAAGCAACAAGGTCGCTCTCGCCGAAGCCTACAAGAAGGGATCTAAGGTCTAA
- a CDS encoding metalloregulator ArsR/SmtB family transcription factor, whose product MAEKKYCEETEKLARIAKALAHPARIAIVQFLAKQDTCYFGDIHEELPIAKATVSQHLKELKDAGLIQGEIEAPKVKYCIDRENWKLAKALFKDFFNMELCKKKSCCK is encoded by the coding sequence ATGGCAGAAAAAAAGTATTGTGAAGAAACCGAAAAACTGGCGAGAATTGCCAAGGCTCTTGCTCACCCCGCAAGGATTGCCATTGTGCAATTCCTGGCGAAGCAGGATACCTGCTACTTTGGGGATATTCACGAAGAACTGCCTATTGCCAAGGCGACTGTCAGCCAGCATTTGAAGGAACTGAAGGACGCGGGCTTGATCCAGGGCGAGATTGAAGCGCCGAAGGTTAAGTACTGCATTGATCGTGAAAACTGGAAGTTGGCAAAGGCGCTTTTCAAGGATTTCTTCAATATGGAACTTTGTAAAAAGAAATCCTGTTGTAAGTAG
- a CDS encoding thioredoxin family protein, which translates to MKNIKILVSECKCNQSFADSVERIVKEMEIEATVTRIDDIVQMIPYNVMSLPALVVDEKVVAKGKINDDEIRKVLSK; encoded by the coding sequence ATGAAAAACATCAAGATTCTTGTCAGTGAATGCAAATGCAACCAGTCCTTCGCCGATTCCGTAGAGCGAATCGTCAAGGAAATGGAAATCGAGGCGACCGTTACTCGTATTGACGATATCGTTCAGATGATTCCCTACAATGTAATGTCTCTCCCTGCCTTGGTGGTGGATGAAAAAGTGGTGGCCAAGGGTAAAATCAACGATGACGAAATCCGCAAGGTGCTGAGTAAATAA
- the mgtA gene encoding magnesium-translocating P-type ATPase, with the protein MKKLFRFRKSPAKRAVYNSEYARYVSHISLEQVYDKLKASKQGLSEEVVAHRQKKYGKNVIEHEKRTNPTKLFISAFINPFIGILTVLVIISFVLDVMMAEAGEQDWTTIIIITTMVVFSAILRFVQELKAGRSSDALLKMVTNTCYAERPGGGEIPVEELVPGDLIWLSAGDMIPADLRIVGAKDFFVSQSSLTGESDSIEKVPDLRIHTDNEEGNGSVIDLNNLAFMGSNVVSGTAIGIVFATGNSTYLGTIAKSIAGHRAETAFDKGISKVSLLLIRFMLVMVPFVFLVNGITKGDWFEAFIFAVSIAVGLTPEMLPMIVTANLAKGAVRMSKKKVIVKDLNAIQNFGAMNILCTDKTGTLTRDKVELVRYINADGKEDKARRILRHAFFNSYFSTGIKNLMDKAIVEHVNELGKPLDVLVEDYQKVDEIPFDFTRRRMSVVVEDKQGKRQIITKGAVEEMISICSHCELDGQIIPMTGNMHTMAMNIVHEMNHNGMRVLAVAQKSFVEKAGEFSVDDEQEMVLIGYLAFLDPPKESAAAAIEQLNQCGVEVKVLSGDNDAVVRTIAKRVGLKTPGGNGREELRCITGPEFEKMTDEEKVLAVNYNQVFAKLTPHQKTEIIKLLQDADNTVGFLGDGINDAAALRQSDIGISVDSAVDIAKESADIILLEKDLMVLEQGVLSGRETFGNIVKYIKMTASSNFGNMFSVLAASAFLPFLPMLSIHLIVQNLLYDISQTAIPFDSMDKEFLMKPRKWDSSDLSRFMIFIGPISSIFDIATYLLMWYVFGCQSPEAQTLFQSGWFIEGLLSQTLIVHMIRTRRIPFFQSTAAKPLMIMTMVIMAIGVAIPFSPFGAYIGLVPLPLSYFPWLFGILGCYCVLTQLIKTWYIRRFGKWL; encoded by the coding sequence ATGAAGAAACTTTTCAGATTTCGCAAGTCGCCTGCAAAGAGGGCTGTGTACAATAGCGAATATGCCCGCTATGTTTCCCACATTTCCTTGGAACAGGTCTATGATAAGTTGAAGGCTTCGAAGCAGGGGCTTTCCGAAGAAGTGGTGGCTCACCGTCAAAAGAAGTACGGCAAGAATGTCATTGAGCATGAAAAGCGTACGAATCCGACGAAACTGTTCATTTCTGCGTTCATTAATCCGTTCATCGGGATTTTGACTGTTCTGGTGATTATTTCCTTTGTTCTTGACGTGATGATGGCTGAGGCGGGAGAACAGGACTGGACAACGATCATCATCATTACCACGATGGTGGTGTTCTCTGCCATCTTGCGCTTTGTGCAGGAACTGAAGGCTGGCCGCAGTAGCGATGCGCTTTTGAAGATGGTAACCAACACCTGTTATGCGGAGCGCCCGGGTGGTGGCGAAATTCCTGTGGAGGAATTGGTGCCCGGTGACCTGATTTGGCTTTCTGCAGGCGATATGATTCCTGCGGACTTGCGCATTGTTGGTGCCAAGGACTTTTTTGTGAGCCAGTCCAGCTTGACCGGCGAAAGTGATAGTATCGAGAAGGTGCCTGACTTACGCATCCATACGGATAACGAGGAAGGCAACGGCTCTGTAATCGACTTGAACAACCTTGCCTTTATGGGTTCCAATGTGGTGAGCGGTACTGCTATCGGTATTGTGTTCGCTACGGGAAATTCCACATACCTGGGGACCATTGCAAAGTCCATTGCGGGTCATCGCGCTGAAACTGCCTTTGATAAGGGTATTTCGAAGGTCTCGCTTTTGCTGATCCGCTTTATGCTGGTGATGGTTCCTTTTGTATTCCTCGTGAACGGGATTACAAAGGGCGACTGGTTTGAGGCGTTTATTTTTGCAGTTTCCATTGCGGTGGGCCTGACTCCCGAAATGCTGCCCATGATTGTGACGGCGAACCTGGCCAAGGGTGCTGTTCGCATGTCCAAGAAGAAGGTGATTGTAAAGGACTTGAATGCTATCCAGAATTTCGGTGCAATGAATATTCTGTGCACCGACAAGACGGGAACTTTGACCCGCGACAAGGTGGAGCTGGTCCGTTATATCAATGCCGATGGCAAGGAAGACAAGGCCCGCCGCATTTTGCGTCACGCCTTCTTTAACAGCTATTTTTCAACGGGTATTAAGAACCTGATGGATAAGGCCATTGTGGAGCATGTTAACGAGCTGGGTAAGCCTTTGGATGTTCTTGTGGAAGATTACCAGAAGGTAGATGAAATTCCTTTTGACTTTACTCGCCGCAGGATGTCTGTGGTGGTGGAAGATAAGCAGGGCAAGCGCCAGATTATTACCAAGGGCGCTGTTGAAGAAATGATCAGCATTTGCTCCCACTGCGAACTGGACGGTCAGATTATTCCCATGACGGGTAACATGCATACCATGGCCATGAACATTGTTCATGAAATGAACCATAATGGAATGCGTGTGCTTGCCGTGGCACAGAAGTCCTTTGTTGAAAAGGCCGGCGAATTCTCCGTGGACGATGAACAGGAAATGGTGCTTATCGGGTACCTGGCTTTCCTGGATCCTCCCAAGGAATCTGCAGCCGCAGCCATTGAACAGTTGAACCAGTGTGGCGTGGAAGTGAAGGTGCTGAGCGGCGACAATGATGCGGTTGTGCGTACCATTGCAAAGCGGGTCGGCCTGAAGACTCCTGGTGGAAACGGTCGCGAGGAACTGCGTTGCATTACGGGGCCTGAATTTGAAAAGATGACAGATGAAGAAAAGGTTCTCGCCGTCAACTACAATCAGGTTTTTGCAAAGCTCACGCCTCACCAGAAAACGGAAATTATAAAGCTATTGCAAGACGCAGACAACACCGTGGGCTTCCTAGGTGATGGCATCAACGATGCCGCAGCACTACGCCAGTCTGATATCGGTATTTCTGTGGATTCCGCAGTGGATATTGCCAAGGAAAGTGCGGACATCATCTTGCTGGAAAAGGACCTGATGGTTCTTGAACAGGGTGTGCTTTCTGGCCGCGAAACTTTTGGCAATATCGTGAAGTACATCAAGATGACAGCTTCCTCGAATTTTGGGAACATGTTCTCGGTGTTGGCGGCCTCTGCGTTCTTGCCGTTCTTGCCCATGCTTTCCATTCATCTGATTGTGCAGAACTTGCTTTATGATATTTCCCAGACGGCAATTCCCTTTGACAGCATGGATAAGGAATTTTTGATGAAGCCCCGCAAATGGGATAGTTCAGATCTCTCCAGATTCATGATTTTCATTGGCCCCATTTCCAGTATTTTTGATATTGCGACTTATCTTTTGATGTGGTATGTTTTTGGCTGTCAGTCTCCCGAAGCCCAGACTCTTTTCCAGAGCGGATGGTTTATCGAAGGATTGCTCTCCCAGACTCTCATTGTCCACATGATTCGTACCCGCCGCATCCCGTTCTTCCAGAGCACTGCCGCAAAGCCTCTGATGATCATGACCATGGTCATTATGGCCATAGGCGTAGCCATTCCCTTCAGCCCCTTCGGCGCATACATCGGCCTTGTCCCGCTGCCCCTTAGCTATTTCCCCTGGCTCTTCGGCATTCTGGGCTGCTATTGTGTGCTGACCCAGCTGATAAAGACTTGGTACATCCGCCGTTTCGGCAAGTGGCTGTAA
- a CDS encoding alpha/beta hydrolase, producing MNFKKSSFGKIVTAAAVISVATAFTACCDKSDATQTAKAANATINYSANETAMAQNEKLELTQEWDKVFPKSEKVDHKKVTFTNNFGITLAADMYIPKDASLAVNGKFPAIAVSGPFGAVKEQSSGLYAQTMAEKGYLTIAFDPSFTGESSGMPRRVASPDINTEDFMAAVDFLGAQENVDAERIGIIGICGWGGIALNAAAADTRIKATVASTMYDMTRVGGNGYFDSADNEEARYEGRKALAAQRVKDRAAGSYLRAGGVVDPLPDDAPYFVKDYYAYYKTPRGYHKRSGNSNDGWNATGTQAYANARFLRYTNEIRSAVLVMHGDKAHSFYFGKDAYKYMVEGNPAAGIKANPNPSNKELLVIPGASHVDLYDNMEKIPFAKLDEFFKTNLK from the coding sequence ATGAATTTCAAGAAATCTTCCTTTGGTAAAATTGTTACCGCTGCCGCAGTAATCTCTGTGGCAACCGCTTTCACCGCCTGTTGCGACAAGAGTGACGCAACTCAGACTGCAAAGGCTGCAAACGCAACTATCAACTACTCCGCAAACGAGACCGCTATGGCACAGAACGAAAAATTGGAACTGACTCAAGAATGGGACAAGGTTTTCCCCAAGAGCGAAAAGGTGGATCACAAGAAGGTGACCTTCACCAATAACTTCGGCATCACCTTGGCTGCCGATATGTACATCCCGAAGGATGCAAGCCTTGCTGTAAATGGTAAGTTCCCGGCCATCGCTGTTTCTGGCCCCTTCGGCGCCGTGAAGGAACAGTCCAGCGGTCTCTACGCACAGACCATGGCAGAAAAGGGTTACTTGACCATCGCATTTGACCCCAGCTTTACTGGCGAAAGCAGCGGCATGCCCCGCCGCGTGGCTTCTCCGGATATCAACACCGAAGATTTCATGGCCGCTGTAGATTTTCTCGGTGCTCAGGAAAATGTGGATGCTGAACGCATCGGCATTATCGGTATTTGCGGTTGGGGTGGTATCGCCCTGAACGCCGCTGCCGCGGACACCCGCATCAAGGCAACTGTGGCAAGCACCATGTACGACATGACCCGCGTGGGTGGCAACGGTTACTTCGATTCTGCTGACAATGAAGAAGCCCGTTACGAAGGCCGCAAGGCTCTCGCAGCCCAGCGCGTAAAGGATCGCGCCGCAGGTTCCTATCTTCGTGCCGGTGGCGTTGTGGACCCGCTTCCGGATGATGCGCCCTACTTCGTGAAGGATTACTACGCTTATTACAAGACTCCTCGTGGTTACCACAAGCGTTCTGGAAACTCCAACGATGGTTGGAATGCAACAGGCACCCAGGCTTATGCCAACGCCCGATTCCTCCGTTACACCAACGAAATTCGCTCCGCAGTTCTCGTGATGCACGGCGACAAGGCTCATTCCTTCTACTTCGGCAAGGATGCTTACAAGTACATGGTTGAAGGCAATCCCGCTGCAGGCATCAAGGCAAATCCGAATCCTTCCAACAAGGAACTTTTGGTGATTCCTGGCGCATCTCACGTGGATCTTTACGACAACATGGAAAAGATTCCTTTCGCAAAGCTTGACGAATTCTTCAAGACTAACTTGAAGTAA
- a CDS encoding DNA cytosine methyltransferase, protein MKKKSDHKHILTAISLFSGAGGLDVGFELAGFNSVFANEFDHDAAEAWRINRPTHSHVMVEGDVKNYIADLSKFKGVDVLFGGPPCQGFSVAGKMDPNDERSKMVWYFLDAVEKTHPKVFVMENVAALGILDKWAKVRKGIVERGEKLGYDVSFKVHHTSDYGVPEKRDRVIFIGVKKNIGNVNCFYEKLEAHKKKPKSARTVILSAGLYGSKENPQTCTANISLAKHPVMRRSPYAGMLVNGAGRPIDLDDIAPTLPASMGGNKTPIVDELALHDSKRSNWFANYHAGLVDGSVSPLSSKIPTTIRRLTVKECAAIQTFPVGYKFCGTKTKQYKQIGNAVPCLFAEAVAKSVRDAFWGW, encoded by the coding sequence ATGAAAAAAAAGAGCGACCATAAACATATATTGACCGCCATTAGCTTGTTTTCTGGTGCAGGCGGATTGGATGTCGGTTTTGAATTAGCGGGCTTTAATTCTGTTTTTGCAAATGAGTTCGATCACGATGCAGCAGAGGCATGGCGTATAAATCGCCCTACACATTCTCATGTTATGGTTGAAGGTGATGTAAAAAATTATATCGCAGATCTTTCCAAATTTAAAGGCGTCGATGTCCTTTTTGGAGGTCCTCCCTGTCAAGGATTTTCTGTTGCCGGAAAAATGGACCCAAACGACGAACGCTCTAAAATGGTTTGGTATTTTCTGGATGCTGTTGAGAAAACTCATCCGAAAGTTTTTGTTATGGAGAATGTCGCCGCTTTGGGCATTTTGGATAAATGGGCAAAAGTTCGTAAAGGCATTGTTGAGCGAGGTGAAAAACTTGGGTACGACGTTTCCTTTAAAGTTCATCATACATCGGATTATGGAGTTCCAGAAAAAAGGGATCGTGTAATTTTCATTGGGGTCAAAAAAAATATCGGCAATGTTAATTGTTTCTATGAAAAATTAGAAGCACATAAAAAGAAACCTAAATCTGCACGAACCGTAATTTTATCGGCAGGTTTATACGGCAGTAAAGAAAATCCCCAAACCTGTACCGCAAACATATCTTTGGCAAAACATCCTGTTATGCGGCGTTCACCATATGCAGGGATGTTGGTCAATGGCGCCGGTCGCCCAATAGATCTTGATGATATTGCACCTACATTGCCGGCTTCTATGGGCGGAAATAAAACTCCGATTGTTGATGAACTTGCTTTGCATGATTCAAAACGCTCTAACTGGTTTGCTAATTATCATGCGGGATTGGTTGATGGTTCCGTATCTCCATTGTCATCAAAAATTCCAACAACAATTCGTCGGTTGACGGTAAAAGAATGCGCTGCAATTCAGACCTTTCCTGTTGGCTATAAATTTTGCGGAACAAAAACAAAACAGTATAAGCAAATAGGAAATGCGGTTCCCTGCCTTTTTGCAGAAGCTGTTGCAAAATCTGTACGAGACGCCTTTTGGGGATGGTAA
- a CDS encoding GIY-YIG nuclease family protein, whose translation MEILNYGLFWRRDEVVWTPGTGNKFELLGRRGATRNTLKVADFQFQQGIYILYGPYGPYYVGLANAESEFRGLGKRLKEHTYDEHKDNWDRFSWFGFKKVCSTKANKEGIINVQTNIAKVKQGDTNESIKDVEALLIRAMGCSANLLEMKFTIDERWEQVTLDKREYYVNKLK comes from the coding sequence ATGGAAATACTGAACTACGGACTTTTCTGGCGCAGAGACGAAGTCGTCTGGACACCTGGTACAGGCAACAAGTTCGAGCTTCTCGGAAGACGAGGCGCAACAAGGAATACGCTCAAAGTTGCCGACTTTCAATTTCAGCAGGGTATCTACATTCTCTATGGACCTTATGGCCCGTACTACGTAGGACTCGCCAATGCCGAAAGCGAATTTCGCGGACTAGGTAAAAGGCTCAAGGAACACACCTACGACGAACACAAGGACAACTGGGATCGTTTTTCCTGGTTCGGTTTCAAGAAGGTCTGTTCCACAAAAGCGAACAAGGAGGGTATTATCAATGTGCAGACCAATATCGCAAAAGTCAAGCAGGGCGATACAAATGAATCCATCAAGGATGTGGAGGCCCTGCTTATCAGGGCGATGGGATGTTCTGCCAATCTCCTGGAAATGAAGTTCACCATTGATGAAAGGTGGGAGCAGGTGACGCTGGACAAGCGAGAATACTACGTCAATAAATTAAAATAA
- a CDS encoding aldo/keto reductase — MKNLLSSFLVASVTFLLGCSSESVAAKTAENETQVSGGESVTVANTIKLNSGYSMPVLGLGTWTMSNSFASDAVYEAIKMGYRLFDTAEYYGNEKGVGEGVRRAIKDGLVKREDVFVTTKVMPGYYRNPEKAIDESNETLGLGYIDLMLVHQSGPNDDGVYKALEHGVAAGKIRSIGISNYYTAEEFERVTAGAKIKPAVVQNENHPLYQNTEFQKYVAKYGTVVESYYPLGGRGNTQKILGNSTLKEIAKAHGKTAAQVDLRWHIQAGYITIPGIDSLKYLEENFNLFDFELTTEEMKKIGGMDTGRRFENW; from the coding sequence ATGAAAAACCTCCTTTCAAGTTTTCTTGTGGCGTCGGTGACGTTTTTGCTGGGTTGCTCCAGCGAAAGTGTTGCTGCAAAAACTGCGGAAAATGAAACTCAGGTCAGCGGAGGTGAATCTGTGACCGTTGCAAATACAATCAAGTTGAATAGTGGCTACTCTATGCCGGTTCTTGGTCTTGGAACCTGGACTATGAGCAATTCCTTTGCATCGGATGCTGTTTATGAAGCAATCAAGATGGGCTATCGTCTTTTTGATACGGCGGAATATTACGGCAACGAGAAGGGCGTTGGGGAAGGTGTTCGCCGTGCTATTAAGGATGGCCTTGTAAAGCGCGAAGATGTTTTCGTGACTACCAAGGTGATGCCTGGCTATTACCGCAATCCGGAAAAGGCTATTGACGAATCCAATGAAACATTGGGCCTGGGTTACATCGACTTGATGCTAGTGCATCAGTCGGGGCCCAATGACGACGGCGTCTATAAGGCTTTGGAACACGGCGTTGCCGCAGGGAAAATTCGATCCATTGGAATTTCCAATTACTATACGGCGGAAGAATTTGAGCGTGTGACCGCAGGTGCAAAAATCAAGCCCGCTGTTGTGCAGAACGAAAATCATCCGCTGTACCAGAATACGGAATTCCAGAAATATGTAGCCAAGTACGGTACCGTTGTGGAATCCTACTATCCACTCGGCGGTCGCGGGAATACCCAGAAAATTCTTGGCAATTCTACGCTGAAAGAAATCGCAAAAGCACACGGAAAGACCGCGGCTCAGGTGGATTTGCGCTGGCATATTCAGGCTGGCTACATCACCATTCCGGGAATCGATTCCTTGAAATATCTGGAAGAGAATTTCAACCTTTTTGACTTTGAATTGACTACTGAAGAAATGAAGAAGATTGGCGGAATGGATACGGGTCGCCGATTTGAAAACTGGTGA
- a CDS encoding amidohydrolase, producing the protein MDAAGIQTSVLTLPAPQPWFGDSVESAQLIRKINEEMAEVKAIHKGRFLFCATLPLPDVDAAIREAIYALDTLHADGVKLASNSRGLYLGDPALDPLMKVLNERGAVIITHPHKPSAVNKELTSVVPLASYEYLAETSRAVLNMVGHNITVRFPKLKIVVPHCGSFLPLAVPRMQSLMPVMNNVGYLKGVDIAKNLEAFYYDLAGAATPETIRELLTITTPDHLLYGTDYPYVAEPVLIKNLSILKKNLQEIVPQNVEQVLYKNAQSLFGE; encoded by the coding sequence ATGGATGCCGCCGGCATACAGACTTCCGTTTTAACATTGCCTGCGCCGCAACCTTGGTTTGGTGACAGCGTTGAAAGCGCTCAGCTGATCCGCAAAATAAATGAGGAAATGGCTGAAGTGAAGGCTATACATAAAGGCCGATTCCTTTTCTGTGCCACCTTGCCATTGCCTGATGTCGATGCAGCTATTCGCGAAGCCATTTATGCTCTTGACACCTTGCACGCCGATGGTGTTAAGCTAGCCTCTAATAGCCGCGGGCTTTATTTGGGAGATCCCGCGCTTGACCCACTTATGAAGGTGCTGAATGAACGTGGGGCGGTTATCATTACCCACCCTCACAAGCCTTCTGCCGTAAATAAGGAATTGACTTCTGTTGTGCCGCTGGCTTCCTACGAATATCTGGCGGAAACCTCTCGGGCGGTGTTGAATATGGTGGGCCACAACATTACGGTTCGGTTCCCGAAGTTGAAAATCGTGGTGCCCCACTGCGGTTCTTTCTTGCCGCTGGCCGTGCCTCGCATGCAAAGCCTGATGCCCGTCATGAATAACGTTGGGTATTTGAAGGGCGTTGATATTGCCAAGAATTTGGAAGCTTTCTACTACGATTTGGCAGGGGCTGCAACTCCAGAAACCATTCGTGAACTTTTGACAATTACCACCCCCGACCATCTGCTTTATGGAACGGATTATCCCTACGTCGCAGAACCGGTTCTGATAAAGAACTTGTCTATTCTAAAGAAAAACCTGCAAGAAATTGTTCCTCAAAATGTAGAACAGGTCCTGTACAAAAATGCTCAGAGTTTGTTTGGGGAGTAA